A single Thiohalobacter thiocyanaticus DNA region contains:
- a CDS encoding P-loop ATPase, Sll1717 family, which produces MRLEDLGITIKDLDFGGVDAESDRRLADYFIDTPQVDEALSFRSAHFIGRKGSGKSSIFTQLPRLAVERYGPGCRVSLMTPDQYAWGALRQYEERGLLPEQAHSNAWKFTIAVDAAAAALETPVDLHDENARKALEQIRTFVAKNFGDDAPTPTTTAQRLLKGLEAFNLEAFGFGVGFERSKQEMPLTPQVIDLLLNAVEKVCGRVGVLVAADRLDDSWDGSDVSQSLLIGLMKATKEINDRFSHRDGTGLHVVTFLRSDIYQGLRFDDKDKHRAVEEEISWNVDLLRDLVNARLPDGLTVDDIFEEGDMRGSIAPFNYLVKRTFLRPREIIQFLQLCQKRTPAGETEIAKDTIRDAEELYSAWKVDDLKQEYRRVFSDFDDLLEALRQTQHRFDSIEEFSAALKEKAPRLVESHGDRELVQRLFDASIIGVRMRNAGVARFRCEDPDLLLPSTGSVYIHQSLYKGLNISEKRAS; this is translated from the coding sequence ATGAGACTTGAAGACTTAGGTATAACAATTAAGGATCTCGACTTCGGGGGCGTTGACGCTGAATCGGATCGCCGGTTAGCAGACTATTTCATTGATACGCCACAAGTAGACGAGGCACTGAGTTTTCGCAGCGCTCACTTCATCGGGCGAAAGGGGTCGGGAAAATCGTCAATATTTACACAGCTTCCAAGATTGGCAGTAGAACGGTATGGGCCCGGTTGTCGGGTGAGCTTGATGACCCCCGATCAGTACGCTTGGGGCGCTCTACGTCAATATGAAGAGAGAGGTCTGCTGCCTGAACAGGCGCACTCAAACGCTTGGAAATTTACCATTGCTGTAGATGCCGCAGCCGCGGCGCTAGAAACGCCTGTCGACTTGCATGATGAAAATGCGCGTAAGGCTCTTGAGCAGATTCGCACCTTTGTGGCCAAAAACTTTGGAGATGACGCGCCGACGCCGACGACTACGGCACAGCGTTTGCTGAAAGGGTTGGAGGCATTCAATCTTGAGGCTTTCGGATTTGGAGTCGGCTTTGAACGATCAAAGCAGGAGATGCCCCTGACACCACAGGTTATTGACTTGCTTCTTAATGCGGTAGAGAAAGTTTGTGGCCGGGTGGGCGTACTTGTTGCAGCAGATAGATTGGATGACTCATGGGATGGCTCCGATGTATCACAGAGCCTTCTCATTGGATTGATGAAGGCCACAAAAGAAATCAACGACCGATTTTCTCATCGCGATGGAACGGGGCTTCACGTCGTTACTTTCCTTAGATCAGATATCTATCAAGGGCTCCGATTTGACGACAAAGACAAACATCGAGCAGTAGAAGAGGAAATCAGTTGGAATGTTGATCTGCTTAGAGATCTAGTCAACGCGCGATTGCCTGATGGTTTAACGGTCGATGATATATTTGAAGAGGGCGATATGCGCGGAAGTATCGCGCCATTCAACTACTTGGTGAAGCGAACTTTTCTTCGGCCTAGAGAAATAATTCAATTCTTGCAGTTGTGCCAAAAGCGCACGCCCGCAGGGGAAACTGAGATCGCAAAAGATACTATCCGCGACGCGGAAGAACTATATAGTGCTTGGAAGGTGGATGATTTGAAACAAGAATATCGCCGCGTTTTCTCCGATTTTGATGATTTGCTTGAAGCTCTTAGGCAAACTCAGCATCGCTTCGACTCAATTGAAGAATTTTCCGCTGCGTTGAAAGAGAAGGCGCCACGATTGGTTGAATCGCATGGCGATAGAGAATTAGTGCAAAGATTATTTGATGCGTCAATCATTGGTGTTCGTATGCGTAATGCAGGTGTTGCGCGCTTCCGCTGTGAAGACCCTGATCTTCTGCTTCCCTCCACGGGCTCGGTATACATTCATCAGTCTCTGTACAAAGGATTGAACATCAGCGAAAAGCGGGCCTCATAG
- a CDS encoding DUF6338 family protein: MTLTVEALNILLLLLPGFLSGQIFYSCFRFGEISISRRILDAILFTFVIYLVVSTFTVWEPLAQVASTESGLSFDFSASKTLIWLSLSTVGLIPTVVGFIYFNDHVHKVLRKLKITTKTSRANTWNDTFQTQDRYVIVTLKDGRRIRGYPTMFSTDPEEGFVYLYNPAWVNDNKSDIEEPDYIESNCHGFLVNRDNLDLLEFTLDPGETLTAKA; this comes from the coding sequence ATGACACTTACAGTTGAAGCATTGAATATTCTATTGCTTCTATTGCCGGGATTCCTATCCGGTCAAATATTCTATTCGTGCTTTAGATTTGGAGAAATATCAATATCGCGTAGGATACTAGATGCAATTCTTTTTACCTTTGTTATCTACCTCGTTGTTTCAACATTTACCGTTTGGGAGCCACTCGCACAAGTTGCATCTACGGAAAGTGGCTTGTCCTTTGATTTCTCTGCTAGCAAAACCCTAATTTGGTTGTCTTTATCAACTGTAGGGCTTATACCTACGGTCGTCGGATTCATATATTTTAATGACCATGTTCATAAAGTGCTTCGTAAACTAAAGATCACTACAAAAACGTCTCGTGCCAACACCTGGAATGATACCTTCCAAACACAAGACCGCTACGTGATAGTTACTCTCAAGGATGGGAGGAGAATCAGAGGTTACCCAACGATGTTTTCTACGGACCCAGAAGAAGGCTTCGTATACCTTTACAACCCTGCTTGGGTGAATGACAACAAATCCGATATAGAAGAACCCGACTATATCGAGTCGAATTGCCACGGGTTCCTGGTAAATAGAGATAACCTTGATTTGCTTGAATTCACATTGGACCCCGGAGAGACACTTACCGCCAAGGCGTAG